The following proteins come from a genomic window of Campylobacter concisus:
- a CDS encoding ATP-binding protein, protein MNQLELYYNQPLKSSKFIPRKYEIISPKTLIIGAISSGKTALVYEFLSHYKSEERLYVNLDDLRIDRALLLANLKEFLEKNTQIKVLAVENLQAADLANLGFLKGATLENIILTSKEFSLTIDGFARINLNYLDYEEFILFFKKNLDQDLLFSYFLAHGNEIASAFLDSSEVTAHLQQLLRANLSEQSIAILKECAPKCHDVLSTFGIYKNLKEQMKISKDSVYNAVASLNENGFIELVPNLDESSTSKKLYFTNFALRNALYLKKDFLAVFANVVFCELLKFKDEIYYTKEIDFFLNKRKIAIICVPFSAPEIIFLKFKKLHASLKELGVSKLQIISVANQAELSFEGIKCEILPFSRWSLGL, encoded by the coding sequence ATGAACCAATTAGAGCTTTATTACAATCAGCCGCTTAAATCAAGTAAATTTATCCCCAGAAAATACGAAATCATCTCGCCAAAGACGCTTATAATAGGCGCCATTTCAAGTGGCAAAACAGCCCTTGTTTATGAGTTCTTGAGCCATTATAAAAGCGAGGAGAGGCTTTATGTAAATTTAGACGATCTAAGGATAGACAGAGCCTTACTTTTAGCAAATTTAAAAGAATTTTTAGAAAAAAATACCCAGATAAAGGTTCTTGCAGTTGAAAATTTACAAGCTGCTGACCTTGCAAATTTAGGCTTTTTAAAGGGCGCAACACTTGAAAATATCATCCTTACAAGCAAGGAATTTTCACTCACGATTGACGGCTTTGCTCGCATAAATTTAAACTACCTTGACTACGAGGAATTTATACTATTTTTTAAGAAAAATTTGGACCAAGACCTACTTTTTAGCTACTTTTTGGCTCACGGCAACGAGATAGCAAGTGCTTTTTTGGACTCTAGCGAGGTCACAGCGCACTTGCAACAACTCTTAAGAGCAAATTTAAGCGAGCAAAGCATTGCGATTTTAAAAGAATGTGCTCCAAAATGCCACGATGTGCTTAGTACTTTTGGTATCTACAAAAACCTAAAAGAGCAGATGAAAATTTCAAAAGATAGTGTCTATAACGCGGTAGCCAGCCTTAATGAAAATGGTTTTATAGAATTAGTACCAAATTTAGATGAGAGCAGCACGAGCAAAAAGCTCTACTTTACAAATTTTGCACTTCGCAACGCTTTATACCTAAAAAAGGACTTTTTGGCTGTCTTTGCAAATGTCGTTTTTTGCGAATTGCTTAAATTTAAAGATGAAATTTACTACACAAAAGAGATTGATTTCTTCCTTAATAAAAGGAAGATCGCGATCATCTGTGTGCCGTTTTCTGCACCAGAGATCATCTTTTTGAAATTTAAAAAACTCCACGCAAGCTTAAAAGAGCTGGGTGTAAGCAAGCTTCAGATAATCAGCGTCGCAAACCAAGCTGAGCTTAGCTTTGAGGGCATAAAATGCGAAATTTTGCCCTTTTCTAGGTGGAGTCTAGGTTTATAA